The Ornithinibacillus sp. 4-3 region TTATTGCAAGTGCGGAAAGAAAAGTCGATACTACATCAGAAGACCAAGAAGCAAGTCCCGAAGAAAACAAAGAGGAAACAGAACAAGAAGAACAAAATAATCAACATGATAACAATCAAAGCAGTGAAAACAACCAAGATAATAGTGCAAACGAGAATAATAATGAAGAAAATAATAGCAATAATGAAACAAACACCAATGAATCTAGTAATGAAAAAAAATATGTTGCCTTAACGTTTGATGATGGTCCATTGCCTGAAACAACTCCTAGAGTACTAGAGGAGCTTGCAAAATTCAATGCAAAAGCAACATTCTTTATGCTTGGCAGTCAAGTAGAATATTACCCACAGCTAGCTCAACAAGTAGCTGCTGCAGGGCATGAGGTGGCGAACCACTCACAAACACATCCGGATTTAACAAAACTATCTTTGGAAAAATTAGAATATCAAATGGAGACTCCAAGAAATAATATTGAAAAGGCAACAGGGATTCGCCCACATCTAATGCGTCCTCCTTATGGGGCAGT contains the following coding sequences:
- a CDS encoding polysaccharide deacetylase family protein codes for the protein MKVENIIKSALLVILLSFLVYQSFIASAERKVDTTSEDQEASPEENKEETEQEEQNNQHDNNQSSENNQDNSANENNNEENNSNNETNTNESSNEKKYVALTFDDGPLPETTPRVLEELAKFNAKATFFMLGSQVEYYPQLAQQVAAAGHEVANHSQTHPDLTKLSLEKLEYQMETPRNNIEKATGIRPHLMRPPYGAVNDQVIAYAEKNNDSVIQWSVDTLDWQSKDPRAINDVIKRDVISGSIVLMHDIHPTTVDALPEALQYLSDEGYEFLTVSELMEITNQSGVGPIYGKVK